In a genomic window of Occallatibacter riparius:
- a CDS encoding CTP synthase, whose product MSAKYVFVTGGVVSSLGKGLAAASIGCLLESRGLRVNMMKFDPYLNVDPGTMSPFQHGEVFVTDDGAETDLDLGHYERFTHAPLSRDNNLTTGRIYEQIILKERRGDYLGKTVQVIPHVTNEIKNAMRKVSANGADVTIVEIGGTVGDIESLPFLEAIRQMRQELGRENTVFVHLTLVPWIAAAQELKTKPTQHSVKELLSIGIQADVLLCRSDRNLGREMRQKIAAFCNVEEKAVIGATTVPSIYEVPLNFAAEGLDSLILKYLHKCAPEADLSRWKDLAHRVHHPKDDVNIAIVGKYVEYEDSYKSLKEALTHGAMSQNLKLNITWIEAEGLESKTPEDRSFEEQLAGYDGILVPGGFGKRGIEGMLNAIRYAREKQVPYFGICLGMQTACIEFARNVCGLKDANSSEFDPATQHRVIYKLRELLGVEEMGGTMRLGAWTCIMQEGSLASTAYGGATEISERHRHRYEFNREYEALLTGAGLRISGSTPDQTYVEIVEIPGHPYFLGCQFHPEFKSKPLEPHPLFREFIVASYKNRGARQEQGTLAIETIQ is encoded by the coding sequence ATGTCGGCAAAGTATGTCTTTGTGACGGGTGGAGTTGTGTCCAGTTTAGGCAAGGGTCTTGCGGCCGCTTCGATCGGCTGCCTGCTCGAGAGCCGCGGCCTCCGCGTGAACATGATGAAGTTCGATCCGTACCTCAACGTCGATCCGGGGACCATGTCGCCATTCCAGCACGGCGAGGTTTTTGTGACCGACGATGGCGCGGAGACGGACCTCGACTTGGGACATTACGAGCGCTTCACGCACGCGCCTCTCTCGCGTGACAACAACCTGACCACGGGGCGCATTTACGAGCAGATCATTCTGAAGGAGCGGCGCGGGGATTATCTCGGCAAGACCGTGCAGGTCATTCCGCACGTGACGAACGAAATCAAGAACGCGATGCGCAAGGTCTCGGCGAACGGGGCGGACGTGACGATCGTGGAAATCGGCGGCACGGTGGGCGATATCGAATCGCTGCCGTTCCTGGAAGCCATTCGCCAAATGCGGCAGGAACTCGGCCGTGAGAATACGGTTTTCGTGCATCTGACGCTGGTTCCGTGGATCGCAGCCGCGCAGGAGCTGAAGACCAAGCCGACGCAGCACTCGGTGAAGGAACTGCTGAGCATCGGGATTCAGGCGGATGTGCTGCTCTGCCGCAGCGATCGTAACCTGGGGCGCGAGATGAGACAAAAGATCGCCGCGTTCTGCAACGTCGAAGAGAAGGCTGTGATCGGTGCGACGACGGTGCCTTCGATTTATGAAGTTCCGCTGAACTTTGCGGCGGAAGGGCTCGATAGCCTGATCCTCAAGTATCTGCACAAGTGTGCCCCTGAAGCTGACCTGAGCCGGTGGAAGGATCTTGCGCACCGCGTGCATCACCCCAAGGACGATGTGAACATCGCCATCGTGGGCAAGTACGTGGAGTACGAGGACAGCTATAAGTCTCTGAAGGAAGCCCTGACCCATGGGGCGATGTCGCAGAACCTGAAACTGAATATCACCTGGATCGAGGCCGAAGGGTTGGAATCGAAGACGCCGGAGGATCGCAGCTTCGAAGAGCAGCTCGCCGGCTACGACGGTATTCTTGTTCCGGGCGGGTTTGGCAAGCGCGGCATCGAGGGGATGCTCAATGCCATTCGCTATGCACGTGAGAAGCAGGTGCCCTATTTCGGGATTTGCCTGGGCATGCAGACGGCGTGCATTGAATTCGCGCGCAACGTGTGCGGCTTGAAGGATGCCAACTCGAGCGAGTTCGACCCCGCCACCCAGCATCGCGTTATTTACAAGCTGCGCGAGCTGCTGGGCGTGGAAGAGATGGGCGGAACAATGCGGCTGGGCGCCTGGACCTGCATCATGCAGGAAGGTTCGCTGGCTTCAACCGCTTACGGCGGCGCTACTGAAATCAGCGAGCGCCACCGCCATCGCTATGAGTTCAACCGCGAGTATGAGGCGCTGCTGACGGGAGCAGGACTGCGGATCAGCGGGTCGACGCCGGACCAGACTTACGTCGAAATCGTCGAAATTCCGGGGCATCCATACTTCCTGGGCTGCCAGTTCCACCCCGAGTTCAAGTCGAAGCCGCTGGAGCCGCATCCGCTGTTCCGGGAGTTCATTGTGGCCAGCTACAAGAACCGCGGCGCGCGGCAGGAGCAGGGCACACTGGCGATCGAGACGATTCAGTAG
- a CDS encoding YciE/YciF ferroxidase family protein, with protein sequence MKLFSAHIEDLRSLYISNLKKALDMEQKIAKSLPELIESASDPELANAFRLHLDETQGHVSTVESILRNHIGEAATETCKVINGLSTEASDTIKDATDPTIRDIALIGAAQQVEHHEIAVYGTLRRWAEILGHDEDAALLESIEAEEENADAVLTEIAGRVNLEGADTPAVRSRSVA encoded by the coding sequence ATGAAGCTATTCTCAGCCCACATTGAAGATCTACGCAGCCTCTACATCAGCAATCTCAAAAAGGCGCTCGACATGGAGCAGAAGATCGCCAAATCGCTGCCCGAGCTGATTGAGAGCGCCAGTGACCCTGAACTCGCCAATGCCTTCCGCCTGCACCTGGACGAAACGCAGGGGCACGTATCCACCGTGGAAAGCATTCTGCGCAACCACATCGGCGAAGCCGCCACTGAAACCTGCAAGGTCATCAACGGCCTCTCCACCGAGGCCTCAGACACCATAAAGGATGCGACTGATCCCACCATCCGCGACATCGCCCTCATCGGTGCCGCCCAGCAGGTGGAACACCACGAAATTGCCGTGTATGGAACCCTGCGCCGCTGGGCCGAAATCCTCGGCCACGATGAAGACGCGGCGCTTCTCGAATCCATTGAAGCCGAGGAGGAGAACGCCGACGCTGTCCTCACCGAAATCGCCGGCCGTGTGAACCTGGAGGGCGCCGACACCCCGGCCGTGCGATCCCGCTCCGTCGCCTGA
- a CDS encoding TA system VapC family ribonuclease toxin, producing MSLQLLPDVNVWVALNHEIHLHHRAAHSWFGALDERSMLIFCRQTQIGFLRLLSTETLMKAEVLTQRECWQLYTKWIEGGRASCWNEPPGLERNFYSRTVTEQRSPKVWQDAYLAAFAETAGLTLVTFDKALAGKAKGAILLN from the coding sequence ATGAGCTTACAGCTTTTACCTGATGTAAACGTCTGGGTGGCGCTCAACCATGAGATTCACCTTCATCATCGGGCGGCGCATTCATGGTTTGGCGCACTCGACGAGAGAAGCATGTTGATCTTCTGCCGCCAGACACAGATCGGATTTCTTCGTCTGCTGTCGACGGAGACTTTGATGAAGGCCGAAGTGCTTACGCAGCGGGAGTGCTGGCAACTCTACACAAAGTGGATTGAAGGCGGACGAGCCTCATGCTGGAATGAACCGCCAGGGCTGGAGCGCAACTTCTACTCGCGGACAGTGACGGAACAGCGCTCGCCAAAGGTTTGGCAGGATGCATACCTGGCAGCCTTTGCAGAAACCGCCGGTCTAACCCTGGTCACATTCGACAAGGCCCTCGCCGGAAAAGCCAAAGGTGCGATCCTGCTGAATTAG